A genomic region of Salvelinus alpinus chromosome 12, SLU_Salpinus.1, whole genome shotgun sequence contains the following coding sequences:
- the LOC139536207 gene encoding major intrinsically disordered Notch2-binding receptor 1-like, producing the protein MASLQQEYPLVLLGILEELAAMRHWLSFQDLCRMVSTRFDLQHLTELRSLLFSAACRDPCFPATLFRDRVTPKGLGTSPIGVAADIVTIFNLIQMTGVAPDEAQASQPIKGKPAPHIDQSPEPSLQSSLPITDEVRFSRCDRVRTLSDSQTISGPIDPSLLWPKSNYSFRKRASLPPDPLSLVSSSPPSRARAVSFDWRHNTPLFAGSGNIPGMQSIYLPLETDSESSKDSLSGDSAPRDPGSEPGSEPGSQPGSERHSCVKKRDIFKKDFHNQSQLVPQVTISTESQTPRGGVGRRGRQELFSNRSFELLSNPYPSPTVGRSSPERRAKHESLDDLQDSTYFGPGDTIQEWSPLHLQPPRAQRPGWADKSLSLDDRVVGLAGVGLDGSEGSLQVRLTPSPTTNNIAGGLSPPKGWEGNTIPALGGGGLTACSRGTQTDTMPDPRRLRSLVHADRLSFMTSMDDPDMMGEDDISAIFRFLDDMSMCGSTGVLHPHDVGPSAAQDTPEARRGRLGQLQKLFHSLDGSDDGGLKASVCKLLLRMGQIERRLESLSEVKAEISQVLSFLQRLDEKIQEQAIRGGGGSGGRWLGPPSGGGSSLGSLSHSLTPGSGGSSEPQPLSVSGHSFGSLDWNKWGSSQGKTETNGGLSETEGGKKGVHSRLASSKPEEKSGADSKRPSVVSNSSARDWTVSFSKSKDGKAQPGKKRQMDQSNNSAQSHKLPLQKHSHLVEPVFSSSLLRQKGGGLTNPGLSSGLPCDPRLAGGGGGAPVWTVEDREARMSPLELQAQESLNPNNLEFWMEDIYTPGYDTLLRRKEADQRRAKACKLGALIFTAITIVLVIVIPIATMSS; encoded by the exons ATGGCCAGCCTGCAACAGGAGTACCCCCTGGTCCTGCTGGGTATTCTGGAGGAGCTGGCCGCTATGCGCCACTGGCTCTCCTTTCAGGACCTGTGTCGAATGGTCAGCACCCGCTTCGACCTGCAGCACCTCACAGAGCTTAGGAGCCTGCTGTTCTCCGCAGCCTGCCGCGACCCCTGTTTCCCCGCCACCCTCTTCAGAGACAGGGTCACCCCCAAGGGACTGGGGACATCCCCGATAGGCGTGGCAGCTGACATCGTCACTATATTCAACCTCATTCAAATGACGGGTGTGGCTCCCGATGAGGCCCAGGCTTCTCAGCCAATAAAAGGCAAGCCCGCCCCTCACATCGACCAATCCCCAGAGCCCTCTTTGCAAAGCTCTTTGCCCATCACTGACGAAGTGAGATTCTCCAGATGTGATAGGGTGCGCACACTTTCAGACTCTCAGACCATCTCAGGCCCCATCGACCCAAGCTTGCTCTGGCCCAAATCAAATTACTCGTTCCGCAAGCGCGCCAGTCTCCCTCCCGATCCCCTCTCTCTTGTCTCCTCATCCCCTCCGAGCCGTGCCAGGGCTGTGTCTTTCGACTGGCGCCACAACACCCCACTGTTCGCTGGCAGCGGCAATATCCCAGGCATGCAGAGCATCTACCTCCCCCTGGAGACGGACAGTGAGTCCTCCAAGGATTCCCTGAGCGGAGACTCGGCACCCAGAGATCCCGGATCGGAGCCGGGATCAGAGCCGGGATCACAGCCGGGATCGGAGCGGCATTCCTGCGTGAAGAAGAGAGACATCTTCAAGAAAGACTTCCACAACCAGTCGCAACTGGTTCCCCAGGTGACCATCAGTACTGAGTCTCAGACTCCAAGAGGAGGAGTAGGACGAAGAGGGAGGCAGGAACTTTTTTCCAACCGCAGCTTTGAACTGCTATCCAACCCGTATCCTTCCCCCACTGTTGGTCGGTCTTCGCCGGAGCGCCGGGCCAAGCATGAAAGCTTGGACGACCTTCAGGACTCCACGTACTTTGGCCCAGGGGATACTATTCAAGAATggtcccccctccacctccaacccCCCAGGGCCCAGAGGCCAGGGTGGGCCGACAAGAGCCTGAGTCTGGACGACAGGGTGGTGGGCTTAGCGGGGGTGGGTTTGGATGGCTCCGAGGGCTCTCTTCAGGTGAGACTCACTCCCAGCCCCACCACAAACAACATTGCTGGGGGGTTGTCCCCTCCAAAGGGATGGGAGGGGAACACCATTCCCGCACTTGGGGGAGGGGGGTTGACGGCCTGCAGCAGGGGCACCCAGACCGACACCATGCCGGACCCCCGGCGCCTGCGGAGCCTGGTGCACGCCGACCGGCTGTCCTTCATGACCTCGATGGATGACCCCGACATGATGGGCGAGGATGACATCAGCGCCATCTTCCGCTTCCTGGATGACATGAGCATGTGCGGCTCCACGGGGGTCCTTCACCCCCACGACGTGGGCCCCTCGGCAGCCCAGGATACCCCAGAGGCACGGCGTGGCCGCCTTGGCCAGCTCCAGAAGCTCTTTCACTCCCTGGATGGCAGCGACGATGGCGGCCTCAAGGCCAGCGTATGTAAACTGCTCCTGAGAATGGGCCAGATCGAGCGACGCCTGGAGTCGCTGTCCGAGGTCAAGGCCGAGATCTCCCaagttctctccttcctccagcgACTGGATGAGAAGATACAAGAGCAGGCCattagagggggaggagggagtggaGGTAGGTGGCTGGGACCGCCCAGCGGTGGTGGGTCTTCCCTGGGTAGCCTGAGCCATTCGCTCACTCCTGGGTCTGGTGGCTCCTCGGAACCCCAGCCCCTGTCTGTGTCAGGGCATTCGTTTGGCAGCCTGGACTGGAACAAGTGGGGCAGCAGCCAAGGGAAGACAGAGACAAACGGAGGTCTGAGTGAGACCGAAGGGGGGAAGAAGGGGGTGCACTCTCGGCTGGCCTCCTCCAAGCCTGAGGAGAAAAGTGGCGCAGACTCCAAACGGCCGAGCGTCGTCTCCAACTCGTCTGCGCGGGATTGGACGGTGTCGTTCTCGAAAAGTAAAGATGGCAAGGCCCAGCCCGGGAAAAAACGGCAG ATGGACCAATCAAACAACTCCGCCCAGAGTCATAAGCTCCCCCTTCAAAAACACTCCCACCTGGTGGAGCCAGTGTTCAGTTCCTCTCTCTTGCGTCAGAAGGGTGGCGGGTTAACCAATCCTGGGTTGTCCTCTGGGTTGCCCTGTGACCCCAGATTGGctggggggggaggaggagcccCGGTCTGGACCGTGGAGGACAGAGAGGCCAGAATGTCCCCTCTGGAACTGCAG GCCCAGGAGTCTCTAAACCCCAATAATCTGGAGTTTTGGATGGAGGACATCTACACGCCAGGTTACGACACACTACTGAGGCGCAAAGAGGCTGACCAGCGCAGAGCCAAAGCCTGCAAGCTGGGGGCGCTCATCTTCACAGCCATTACCATAGTCCTTGTCATCGTCATCCCCATCGCCACAATGAGCTCCTGA
- the LOC139536208 gene encoding rac GTPase-activating protein 1-like isoform X1, which produces MLPLIAAGNIRRGTLFMEGPKSDMESTVLNLLNHFQNLCACSNILNEGLEPQFIQMALNFEDCRRKWLQWEEELGACKEVLTKTETERGALEIKLKHARNQVDVEIRRRQRAEAEYEKLERQIQLIRDMLVAESSSSSLHLSEEQRSALAFLNAHSQAAQAAKNNPNLNNSHRLTTIDESASLLSDISYDKTDDSLDWDSSVMRTVRLRKLQKRRSSRTLAEPPQQVVKKPRSTGRTSERVNESIVTKTTITVPVNGGPVEAVSTMETVPGYWIGSRKRTAAQGWDTTSIDQSETANEALSTPCSKAPPPTKTPRAKVGARKHEFLAKTVIRSEFCVPCGRKTKFGKLYLRCQDCRLVAHPECRDRCTLPCIPISTGSTPIRTREPSSLADYAPSSSPMIPALVVHCVKEIEHRGLHEMGLYRVSGEGRTVKELKKSFLRGRTVPALAKVEDIHCVTGLLKDFLRNLPEPLLTFRLNRDFMEAAEIPDNGNSLSMIYQTISELPHPNRDTLAYLSIHLQRVAQCVLDTKMDITNLARVFGPTLVGHAVPDPDPMTILHDTNRQPRVMECLLDLPYEYWSQFTVEQHTHPDDVVKDDANCYNTPDHKVSMLGPVTTPEHQMTKTPSSSSLSQRMKQTFSSTTIFGSKSKASTSSSRQEGFFASPQLK; this is translated from the exons ATGTTGCCTTTGATAGCAGCTGGAAACATCCGCCGTGGGACACTGTTCATGGAAGGACCAAAGTCC GACATGGAATCGACAGTGCTGAACCTGCTCAACCATTTCCAGAATCTTTGTGCATGCTCCAATATTCTCAATGAGGGCCTCGAACCAC AGTTCATCCAAATGGCTCTGAACTTCGAGGACTGCAGGAGGAAGTGGCTGCAGTGGGAGGAGGAACTGGGAGCCTGCAAGGAGGTGCTGACCAAAACAGAGACTGAGAGGGGGGCTCTGGAGATAAAGCTGAAGCACGCCCGCAACCAGGTGGACGTGGAGATCAGACGGCGCCAGCGGGCAGAGGCAGAATACGAGAAACTg GAGCGTCAGATCCAGCTGATCCGGGATATGCTGGTGGCGGAGAGCTCCAGCAGCAGCCTCCACCTGAGTGAGGAGCAGCGCTCTGCCCTGGCCTTCCTCAACGCCCACTCCCAGGCTGCGCAGGCTGCCAAGAACAACCccaacctcaacaacagccacag GTTAACCACCATAGATGAATCTGCTTCCTTGTTGTCAGACATTAGCTATGACAAAACAGATGATTCTCTG GATTGGGACTCTTCTGTGATGAGGACAGTGCGACTGAGAAAACTGCAGAAAAGG CGTTCCTCCAGAACCCTTGCTGAGCCTCCCCAGCAGGTGGTGAAGAAACCCCGCTCCACTGGCCGCACTTCCGAGAGG GTGAACGAGTCCATAGTGACCAAGACCACCATCACAGTGCCCGTCAACGGAGGTCCGGTAGAGGCCGTGTCCACCATGGAGACAGTGCCTGGCTACTGGATAGGCAGCAGGAAGAGGACCG CTGCTCAGGGCTGGGACACTACTTCTATtgaccaatcagagacagctaaCGAGGCTCTCAGCACTCCATGCAGTAAGGCTCCGCCCCCAACCAAAACACCCAGAGCCAAAGTGGGGGCCCGAAAGCACGAGTTCCTTGCCAAAACG GTGATCAGGTCAGAGTTCTGCGTGCCGTGTGGAAGGAAGACCAAGTTTGGGAAGCTCTACCTGAGGTGCCAGGACTGCAGGCTGGTGGCTCACCCAGAGTGCCGCGACCGCTGCACCCTGCCATGTATTCCTATCTCTACAGGCAGCACCCCCATCAGGACCAGAGAG CCAAGCTCCCTTGCAGACTacgctccctcctcctctcccatgaTCCCTGCCCTGGTGGTCCACTGTGTCAAGGAGATTGAGCACAGGGGTTTACACGAG ATGGGTCTGTACCGTGTGTCGGGCGAGGGGCGCACAGTGAAGGAGCTGAAGAAGAGCTTCCTGCGGGGGAGGACAGTGCCTGCCCTGGCCAAGGTGGAGGACATCCACTGTGTCACGGGCCTCCTCAAGGACTTCCTGAGAAACCTCCCGGAGCCCCTCCTCACCTTCCGCCTCAACCGCGACTTCATGGAGGCTGCAG AAATCCCGGACAATGGCAATAGCCTGTCAATGATCTACCAGACCATCAGTGAGCTGCCCCATCCTAACAGAGACACTCTGGCCTATCTGTCCATCCACCTGCAGAG GGTGGCCCAGTGTGTACTAGACACCAAGATGGACATCACCAATCTGGCAAGAGTGTTTGGACCCACCCTGGTGGGTCATGCCGTCCCAGACCCAGACCCCATGACCATCCTGCACGACACCAACAGACAACCACGG GTGATGGAGTGCTTGTTGGACCTTCCTTATGAGTACTGGAGCCAGTTCACAGTGGAGCAGCACACCCATCCAGACGATGTGGTCAAAGACGATGCTAACTGCTACAACACTCCAGACCACAAAG TGAGCATGCTGGGACCAGTGACCACTCCAGAACACCAGATGACTAAAACACCCTCCTCCAGCTCCCTGTCCCAGCGCATGAAACAGACTTTCTCCAGCACCACCAT ATTTGGAAGCAAGAGCAAGGCATCCACTAGCTCAAGTCGCCAAGAAGGCTTCTTTGCCTCCCCTCAGCTGAAGTAA
- the LOC139536208 gene encoding rac GTPase-activating protein 1-like isoform X2 → MESTVLNLLNHFQNLCACSNILNEGLEPQFIQMALNFEDCRRKWLQWEEELGACKEVLTKTETERGALEIKLKHARNQVDVEIRRRQRAEAEYEKLERQIQLIRDMLVAESSSSSLHLSEEQRSALAFLNAHSQAAQAAKNNPNLNNSHRLTTIDESASLLSDISYDKTDDSLDWDSSVMRTVRLRKLQKRRSSRTLAEPPQQVVKKPRSTGRTSERVNESIVTKTTITVPVNGGPVEAVSTMETVPGYWIGSRKRTAAQGWDTTSIDQSETANEALSTPCSKAPPPTKTPRAKVGARKHEFLAKTVIRSEFCVPCGRKTKFGKLYLRCQDCRLVAHPECRDRCTLPCIPISTGSTPIRTREPSSLADYAPSSSPMIPALVVHCVKEIEHRGLHEMGLYRVSGEGRTVKELKKSFLRGRTVPALAKVEDIHCVTGLLKDFLRNLPEPLLTFRLNRDFMEAAEIPDNGNSLSMIYQTISELPHPNRDTLAYLSIHLQRVAQCVLDTKMDITNLARVFGPTLVGHAVPDPDPMTILHDTNRQPRVMECLLDLPYEYWSQFTVEQHTHPDDVVKDDANCYNTPDHKVSMLGPVTTPEHQMTKTPSSSSLSQRMKQTFSSTTIFGSKSKASTSSSRQEGFFASPQLK, encoded by the exons ATGGAATCGACAGTGCTGAACCTGCTCAACCATTTCCAGAATCTTTGTGCATGCTCCAATATTCTCAATGAGGGCCTCGAACCAC AGTTCATCCAAATGGCTCTGAACTTCGAGGACTGCAGGAGGAAGTGGCTGCAGTGGGAGGAGGAACTGGGAGCCTGCAAGGAGGTGCTGACCAAAACAGAGACTGAGAGGGGGGCTCTGGAGATAAAGCTGAAGCACGCCCGCAACCAGGTGGACGTGGAGATCAGACGGCGCCAGCGGGCAGAGGCAGAATACGAGAAACTg GAGCGTCAGATCCAGCTGATCCGGGATATGCTGGTGGCGGAGAGCTCCAGCAGCAGCCTCCACCTGAGTGAGGAGCAGCGCTCTGCCCTGGCCTTCCTCAACGCCCACTCCCAGGCTGCGCAGGCTGCCAAGAACAACCccaacctcaacaacagccacag GTTAACCACCATAGATGAATCTGCTTCCTTGTTGTCAGACATTAGCTATGACAAAACAGATGATTCTCTG GATTGGGACTCTTCTGTGATGAGGACAGTGCGACTGAGAAAACTGCAGAAAAGG CGTTCCTCCAGAACCCTTGCTGAGCCTCCCCAGCAGGTGGTGAAGAAACCCCGCTCCACTGGCCGCACTTCCGAGAGG GTGAACGAGTCCATAGTGACCAAGACCACCATCACAGTGCCCGTCAACGGAGGTCCGGTAGAGGCCGTGTCCACCATGGAGACAGTGCCTGGCTACTGGATAGGCAGCAGGAAGAGGACCG CTGCTCAGGGCTGGGACACTACTTCTATtgaccaatcagagacagctaaCGAGGCTCTCAGCACTCCATGCAGTAAGGCTCCGCCCCCAACCAAAACACCCAGAGCCAAAGTGGGGGCCCGAAAGCACGAGTTCCTTGCCAAAACG GTGATCAGGTCAGAGTTCTGCGTGCCGTGTGGAAGGAAGACCAAGTTTGGGAAGCTCTACCTGAGGTGCCAGGACTGCAGGCTGGTGGCTCACCCAGAGTGCCGCGACCGCTGCACCCTGCCATGTATTCCTATCTCTACAGGCAGCACCCCCATCAGGACCAGAGAG CCAAGCTCCCTTGCAGACTacgctccctcctcctctcccatgaTCCCTGCCCTGGTGGTCCACTGTGTCAAGGAGATTGAGCACAGGGGTTTACACGAG ATGGGTCTGTACCGTGTGTCGGGCGAGGGGCGCACAGTGAAGGAGCTGAAGAAGAGCTTCCTGCGGGGGAGGACAGTGCCTGCCCTGGCCAAGGTGGAGGACATCCACTGTGTCACGGGCCTCCTCAAGGACTTCCTGAGAAACCTCCCGGAGCCCCTCCTCACCTTCCGCCTCAACCGCGACTTCATGGAGGCTGCAG AAATCCCGGACAATGGCAATAGCCTGTCAATGATCTACCAGACCATCAGTGAGCTGCCCCATCCTAACAGAGACACTCTGGCCTATCTGTCCATCCACCTGCAGAG GGTGGCCCAGTGTGTACTAGACACCAAGATGGACATCACCAATCTGGCAAGAGTGTTTGGACCCACCCTGGTGGGTCATGCCGTCCCAGACCCAGACCCCATGACCATCCTGCACGACACCAACAGACAACCACGG GTGATGGAGTGCTTGTTGGACCTTCCTTATGAGTACTGGAGCCAGTTCACAGTGGAGCAGCACACCCATCCAGACGATGTGGTCAAAGACGATGCTAACTGCTACAACACTCCAGACCACAAAG TGAGCATGCTGGGACCAGTGACCACTCCAGAACACCAGATGACTAAAACACCCTCCTCCAGCTCCCTGTCCCAGCGCATGAAACAGACTTTCTCCAGCACCACCAT ATTTGGAAGCAAGAGCAAGGCATCCACTAGCTCAAGTCGCCAAGAAGGCTTCTTTGCCTCCCCTCAGCTGAAGTAA